The Planococcus donghaensis genome contains a region encoding:
- a CDS encoding CGNR zinc finger domain-containing protein → MEKDSKTGYSYVSQYLFINFLNTINIKKVSVTDFLDEENGLEDWLSFMTQQGILNQQQAEKLHKSPIDVERVKEFRDQWRGYLSGPEGNEIPLASLATYTEDAPLFIDKTFTPVSSKGGTEGFLALLSFEMIQAFQQGVFKKIKKCESSLCYAFFVDTSGRRQWCSMEVCGNREKARKHYVKKGNI, encoded by the coding sequence ATGGAGAAGGATTCGAAAACAGGATATTCCTATGTCAGTCAGTATTTGTTTATCAATTTTTTAAATACGATTAATATCAAAAAAGTTTCCGTGACGGACTTTCTTGATGAAGAAAACGGCCTGGAAGATTGGCTTTCGTTTATGACGCAACAAGGCATACTGAATCAGCAGCAAGCAGAAAAGCTTCACAAGTCCCCAATTGATGTGGAGCGGGTAAAAGAATTTCGTGATCAATGGCGGGGGTATTTGTCTGGGCCGGAAGGGAATGAAATTCCTTTAGCTTCTTTAGCCACTTACACCGAAGATGCCCCTCTTTTTATTGATAAAACATTTACACCAGTGTCGAGCAAAGGAGGCACAGAAGGGTTTCTGGCATTGCTTTCTTTTGAGATGATCCAAGCCTTTCAACAAGGTGTTTTTAAAAAGATTAAAAAATGCGAGAGCTCACTTTGCTATGCTTTTTTTGTCGATACGAGCGGCAGAAGGCAATGGTGTTCAATGGAAGTTTGCGGGAATCGTGAAAAAGCACGCAAACATTACGTGAAAAAAGGAAATATATAA
- a CDS encoding ATP-binding cassette domain-containing protein, producing the protein MAEKRDEIILRGLQENNLKNVDLNIPKEKINVFTGLSGSGKSSVVFDTLATESRRQMTLNYPLYIRHQMPRYERPRADLMQHLSPVVVVEQKPVRGNSRSTVGTYMDIDPLIRLLFSRIGSPPIGSAAEFSSDSSFGKCPECSGLGEIIAPDIHKLIDHSKSLRESAVRFRPLAPPGWQGRWMVDGGLFDPDLPIKDYTEEKYNLLVYGPREGERAFSTYYYKVGNRDIEWDGILPRFIRLYINRDLSKLKVTSQDDVLAVTARTLCPICEGSGLNPKVLESKINGLNIAQYDRLEMTDLLGELGKINDPVGTSIAQQVLPGVKQLVDLGLGYLCLARKVGTLSGGEAQRVKIARHLGSSLNNITYIFDEPSAGLHPEEIEKLTHMLKSLRDNYNTVVVIEHNLAVIKIADEIIEMGPGAGVTGGRVVYQGAQEGLQKASAITDLNHKVAVNKTPRQVENSFSINNASANNLKNVSVEIPKNVLVSVCGVSGSGKSSLMFDAFIENYPETIAVRQSGIGTSSRSTLATYMGIMDDIRSILAKETGQPVGLFSFNSIGACPVCEGKGVTTPDVAFADPVTVTCEACKGTRYSDEALSYRHLGKNIVEILELSIDETNHYLKMPKIVKKVDTLKDVGLGYLTLGQTTSSLSGGEVQRLKLASHLKKEGQIYLLDEPSLGLHTKDNAHLLAVFQGLVDRGNSVILIEHNLDFIAASDWVIEMGPGGGKRGGEILFEGTPEAMLESDTVTAKWLRKDAKR; encoded by the coding sequence ATGGCAGAAAAAAGAGATGAAATCATCCTGAGAGGGTTGCAGGAAAATAATTTGAAAAATGTCGATTTGAATATCCCGAAAGAGAAGATAAATGTGTTTACCGGCCTGTCGGGTTCAGGCAAAAGCTCGGTTGTTTTTGATACATTAGCAACAGAAAGCAGAAGGCAAATGACGCTGAACTACCCGCTGTATATCCGGCACCAGATGCCGAGGTATGAACGGCCGCGTGCCGACTTGATGCAGCATTTAAGTCCGGTGGTCGTTGTCGAACAGAAACCGGTAAGAGGAAATTCGCGTTCAACTGTTGGCACTTATATGGATATCGATCCGTTGATCCGCTTGCTGTTTTCGCGGATTGGCAGCCCGCCGATCGGCTCAGCCGCCGAGTTTTCGAGTGACAGTTCTTTCGGCAAATGTCCGGAGTGCAGTGGACTCGGCGAAATTATTGCGCCGGATATCCACAAACTCATCGATCATTCGAAGTCGCTCCGGGAGTCCGCGGTAAGATTCAGACCGCTCGCGCCGCCCGGCTGGCAAGGAAGATGGATGGTGGACGGCGGATTGTTTGATCCAGACCTTCCCATCAAGGATTACACAGAAGAAAAATACAATCTTCTGGTCTACGGTCCGCGGGAAGGCGAGCGGGCATTCAGTACTTATTATTACAAAGTAGGCAATCGAGACATCGAATGGGACGGCATTCTTCCTCGGTTTATCCGCTTGTACATTAACCGAGACCTCTCAAAATTGAAAGTAACGTCGCAGGACGATGTGCTGGCGGTAACGGCACGTACACTGTGTCCGATCTGCGAAGGTTCTGGGTTGAATCCGAAAGTGTTGGAAAGCAAAATCAACGGCTTGAATATCGCGCAGTACGACCGGCTGGAAATGACGGATTTGCTGGGTGAACTGGGGAAAATAAACGATCCGGTTGGTACGTCGATTGCGCAGCAGGTGTTACCGGGTGTCAAGCAGCTGGTGGATTTGGGACTTGGCTATTTGTGTTTGGCGCGAAAAGTGGGCACTTTGTCTGGAGGGGAAGCGCAGCGCGTGAAAATTGCGCGCCACTTGGGCAGCAGTCTGAACAATATCACGTATATATTCGACGAACCGAGTGCCGGGCTGCATCCAGAAGAAATCGAGAAGTTGACGCACATGCTGAAAAGTTTGAGAGACAACTACAACACCGTCGTCGTCATCGAACACAATTTGGCCGTCATTAAAATAGCGGATGAAATTATCGAAATGGGTCCGGGTGCGGGTGTGACCGGCGGTCGAGTAGTTTATCAGGGCGCACAAGAAGGCTTGCAGAAAGCATCCGCGATCACTGATTTAAACCATAAAGTCGCTGTCAATAAAACCCCGCGACAGGTAGAAAACAGTTTTTCAATCAACAATGCATCTGCGAATAACTTAAAAAATGTAAGTGTGGAAATTCCGAAAAACGTGTTGGTGTCGGTATGCGGTGTGTCGGGTTCTGGGAAGAGTTCGTTAATGTTTGACGCATTTATAGAAAATTATCCCGAAACCATCGCTGTGAGGCAAAGTGGCATTGGAACATCGAGCCGTTCGACACTCGCGACCTATATGGGAATCATGGATGACATCCGATCGATTCTTGCCAAAGAAACAGGGCAGCCTGTGGGCTTATTCAGCTTTAATTCGATAGGAGCCTGTCCTGTTTGCGAAGGCAAAGGCGTCACCACGCCGGATGTGGCATTCGCGGATCCCGTCACCGTTACTTGCGAAGCGTGCAAAGGAACGCGCTATTCTGATGAGGCGCTGTCGTATCGTCACTTAGGGAAAAATATTGTGGAGATTTTGGAACTGTCGATTGACGAAACCAATCATTATTTGAAAATGCCGAAAATCGTTAAAAAAGTGGACACTTTAAAAGATGTCGGCTTGGGCTACCTGACACTCGGCCAGACGACCAGTTCGTTGAGCGGCGGCGAAGTGCAGCGTCTCAAACTCGCCAGTCACCTGAAAAAAGAAGGGCAGATTTACTTGCTCGATGAACCCTCATTGGGACTGCACACAAAAGACAATGCCCACCTATTAGCTGTATTCCAAGGACTCGTTGACAGAGGGAATTCGGTGATCCTCATCGAGCACAACCTGGACTTTATCGCGGCAAGCGACTGGGTCATCGAAATGGGTCCAGGTGGCGGTAAAAGAGGAGGAGAAATCCTATTTGAGGGAACACCGGAAGCGATGCTCGAGTCAGATACGGTGACGGCGAAGTGGCTGAGAAAAGATGCAAAGAGATGA
- a CDS encoding PQQ-dependent sugar dehydrogenase: MTEISWSRLMLSAMLMSVLTLAACGNDDSSEEGTTDDSDPVTEESTEEGSEESAEEGTNESAETEPKVTEFEPAFPEQTRAPAVVTETEINTEVVVDGLGVSWGMAEFEPNRLLVTQRDAAELLIINLDEGSVSDPIEGTPEVNNEDQGGLLDVAVAPDFDESRLVFMTFAQDIEGGTVTAVGKGMLSEDETSLENFEVIFQATPAYEGTLHYGGRIIFDEEGNLFLTTGERSDDPIRERAQDLDAYLGKVIHITQDGEPVDSNPFIEDEEALDGIYSYGHRNIQGIDYNPATGDLWIVEFGPQAGDELNIIEPGNNYGWPIVSYGIEYSGDLINGGISEHEAQGFVEPRYYWDPTSAPSGMAFYDNDAIPEWENNLFIGGLAPSYIVRVVIEDDMIVGEERLLTDEGERFRDILVTEAGALIAITDGGMVYKVSAGGE; this comes from the coding sequence ATGACGGAAATTTCGTGGTCAAGATTAATGTTATCTGCAATGCTGATGTCTGTATTGACTTTAGCAGCATGTGGCAATGACGATTCTTCAGAAGAAGGAACAACCGATGACTCGGATCCTGTAACAGAAGAAAGTACAGAAGAGGGCTCAGAAGAAAGCGCTGAAGAGGGCACTAATGAAAGCGCAGAAACTGAACCAAAAGTTACGGAGTTTGAACCAGCATTCCCAGAACAAACACGAGCACCTGCAGTAGTGACTGAGACAGAAATTAATACGGAAGTAGTGGTTGACGGTCTTGGCGTGTCTTGGGGTATGGCAGAGTTTGAACCAAACCGCTTGCTTGTGACGCAAAGAGATGCAGCAGAACTTCTTATCATCAATCTTGATGAAGGCTCTGTGTCAGACCCAATCGAAGGTACACCAGAAGTAAATAACGAAGATCAAGGTGGTTTGCTTGATGTAGCGGTTGCACCTGATTTTGATGAATCAAGATTAGTGTTTATGACGTTTGCTCAAGATATCGAAGGCGGTACGGTAACTGCAGTTGGTAAAGGGATGTTATCTGAAGATGAAACTTCACTTGAAAATTTTGAAGTGATCTTCCAAGCGACACCAGCATATGAAGGTACACTTCACTATGGTGGACGCATTATCTTTGATGAGGAAGGCAACCTATTCTTAACAACTGGTGAGCGTTCAGATGACCCAATTCGCGAACGTGCACAAGACTTGGATGCTTACTTAGGTAAAGTTATTCACATTACACAAGACGGAGAACCGGTAGATTCAAATCCGTTTATCGAAGATGAAGAAGCGCTAGATGGTATTTACAGCTACGGTCACCGTAATATTCAAGGGATAGATTATAACCCTGCAACAGGAGACTTATGGATTGTTGAATTTGGTCCACAAGCTGGGGATGAACTGAATATTATTGAACCTGGTAATAATTACGGATGGCCAATTGTTTCTTATGGTATTGAATACTCTGGTGATTTGATCAATGGCGGTATTTCAGAACACGAGGCGCAAGGTTTTGTGGAACCAAGATATTATTGGGATCCAACAAGTGCACCAAGTGGTATGGCATTCTATGATAATGACGCAATTCCTGAGTGGGAAAACAACTTGTTCATCGGTGGTTTAGCACCGAGCTATATTGTCCGTGTCGTTATTGAAGATGACATGATTGTTGGAGAAGAACGTCTGTTAACAGATGAAGGCGAACGTTTCCGTGACATTCTTGTAACTGAGGCTGGCGCGCTTATTGCCATCACGGATGGCGGTATGGTTTATAAGGTTTCTGCAGGAGGGGAATAA
- a CDS encoding DUF1572 domain-containing protein: MEYIFISVAVILTLLVAVFIYFRKERQALAQIEELHVEETTEESDTVEPEPEDDDSQLNPTVSEVDKEEVVKSGYEKIELPTNMIPIIAQTLKDGAVVLHQSRTYRVEFSPEVVKGLKDKSMKLIGRVDGKGYMPAVKKEGVKGIYEQAVLVKRINPALLAHASVNLLTTVVGQQQLMEIQSSLKSMEQKLEALIQHRENDFAGRIEARFGYFKEVIERFRRNGITLGGVEDAEIEGFYTATLQDLNVLMKDLKGIVANIEGLKEHETLRKWGEAPVKKEYEQLVGQFNAKQELVLLNVQFIEECYEPYLRTIRNFEEAAVKSQALAAIVVENHSIIRAIEEKVKSIEENYRVKINFGIKALKYRNLESLKELSPKKISQQQVAEKEIPSELLVEVMEDDRAYAYVRAKNE, from the coding sequence GTGGAATACATTTTCATTTCGGTTGCAGTGATACTGACTTTGCTAGTTGCTGTCTTTATTTACTTTAGAAAGGAAAGGCAGGCCTTAGCGCAAATAGAAGAACTACACGTTGAAGAAACGACAGAAGAAAGCGATACGGTTGAACCAGAGCCAGAAGATGATGACAGCCAGTTGAACCCGACAGTATCGGAAGTAGATAAAGAGGAAGTCGTCAAAAGCGGGTATGAGAAAATCGAACTGCCCACGAATATGATTCCGATTATTGCCCAGACCCTAAAAGACGGAGCGGTCGTGCTCCACCAAAGTCGGACGTACCGCGTGGAGTTCAGCCCGGAAGTAGTGAAGGGTCTGAAAGATAAGAGCATGAAGTTGATTGGTCGGGTAGATGGCAAAGGGTATATGCCGGCAGTGAAAAAAGAGGGCGTGAAAGGAATTTATGAACAAGCGGTTCTTGTGAAGCGTATAAATCCAGCGCTTTTGGCACACGCGAGCGTGAACTTGTTGACGACGGTCGTTGGCCAGCAACAGCTCATGGAAATCCAAAGCTCCTTGAAAAGCATGGAACAAAAGCTCGAAGCTTTGATTCAGCACCGGGAAAATGATTTTGCAGGACGGATCGAGGCGCGCTTTGGCTATTTCAAAGAAGTCATTGAACGCTTCCGCCGAAACGGCATTACGCTTGGTGGGGTGGAAGATGCAGAAATTGAAGGGTTTTATACGGCGACCTTGCAAGATTTAAACGTATTGATGAAAGACTTGAAAGGGATCGTTGCAAACATCGAAGGCTTAAAAGAACACGAAACGCTACGGAAATGGGGAGAAGCTCCCGTGAAAAAAGAGTACGAGCAGCTTGTTGGGCAGTTTAACGCCAAGCAAGAGCTTGTGCTGCTCAATGTACAGTTTATTGAGGAATGCTACGAACCGTATCTCCGGACCATCCGGAACTTTGAGGAAGCGGCCGTCAAATCACAGGCATTAGCGGCGATTGTTGTAGAGAACCATTCCATCATTAGAGCGATCGAAGAAAAAGTAAAAAGCATCGAAGAAAACTACAGAGTGAAGATTAATTTTGGCATCAAGGCTTTAAAATACCGCAATTTGGAGAGCTTAAAGGAACTTTCGCCCAAAAAAATCAGCCAGCAACAAGTAGCGGAAAAAGAGATTCCGTCCGAATTGCTGGTTGAAGTGATGGAAGATGATAGGGCTTATGCATATGTGCGCGCGAAAAACGAATAG
- a CDS encoding metallophosphoesterase family protein: protein MNRLLAISDIHGELELFNELLEKVEYDAAVDQLILLGDYVDRGPNSKGVLDRVMELKKQGAIVLRGNHDQMMLEAADGEPGAKINWIRNGGLATLQNYGFSVVDTTLPVSQLFWEHIEFIRKTAYYHETDDYIFVHAGVQPGIPPHETDPYLLMWIRQEFHQGYSGEKTVIFGHTPTFVLRETENYAVYFGDNQIIGIDGGAVYGGQLNCLELPSRKVYWVRKS, encoded by the coding sequence GTGAACCGACTTTTAGCGATTAGTGATATTCACGGAGAGCTTGAATTGTTTAATGAGTTATTGGAGAAGGTAGAATATGACGCCGCAGTAGATCAGCTGATTTTACTAGGAGATTATGTAGACCGAGGGCCGAATTCAAAAGGGGTATTGGACCGCGTCATGGAATTGAAAAAGCAGGGAGCCATTGTTTTGCGGGGCAACCATGACCAAATGATGCTGGAGGCGGCAGACGGGGAACCTGGAGCGAAAATCAACTGGATACGTAATGGGGGACTAGCTACATTGCAAAACTACGGTTTTTCCGTAGTGGATACAACTCTTCCTGTGTCACAACTCTTTTGGGAGCATATTGAGTTTATTCGGAAAACAGCTTATTACCATGAAACGGATGATTATATTTTTGTGCATGCTGGGGTTCAACCGGGTATCCCGCCTCACGAAACGGACCCTTACCTGTTAATGTGGATTCGCCAGGAATTTCACCAAGGATATTCGGGAGAAAAGACGGTAATTTTTGGCCACACTCCGACCTTTGTACTTCGAGAGACGGAAAATTACGCTGTTTATTTCGGCGACAATCAGATTATCGGAATCGACGGAGGCGCGGTTTACGGTGGGCAATTAAATTGTTTAGAACTGCCGAGTAGGAAGGTTTATTGGGTAAGGAAAAGCTAA
- a CDS encoding LVIVD repeat-containing protein, translating into MIKKSFAHVMLASVLALSVVPTALAHDELDSSGVSKGEQGVFSNEEIANLSEAKVEGSKNLSFLKEAGAAQLKEIDGVQNNTADVFAYKGYAYVGTHTANGGNGGVRVFDLKDPANPVEVAVFANEDVDNTWQEKVIVKSINTPDFKGDLAVVSVQQLNRNAKDTSGGFLLYDVTNPTNPKKLGYWETYENTRGTHELYLTMQGNKALVLASNPYADYYSHGEHKDFTIVDVSNPAEPETLWEFDPRILDEVPADFNGYHWKSPDGKTRPVFNHSVITDNNAQYAYVSMWDLGTIIFDITDPENPVYLSSTDYASNQQGSAHSAALAKGGNVLIETREVSMPVRPGYEESYGYTRIFDIKDKANPVLLSEFKTDLTEKVEDGPTFNNTVHDPKVHGNTLYLSHYAGGVYTVDITDPANPKQIGQYTPDQANVWGVFVDRNYVLASDMGQGLKVLVKNNAKQ; encoded by the coding sequence GTGATTAAAAAGTCTTTTGCTCATGTAATGCTTGCTTCCGTATTGGCGCTATCAGTGGTCCCTACTGCTTTGGCGCACGATGAACTCGATAGTTCAGGTGTATCAAAAGGAGAGCAAGGAGTATTTTCCAATGAAGAAATTGCAAATCTGAGCGAAGCGAAGGTGGAAGGATCTAAAAATCTTTCATTCCTTAAGGAAGCTGGCGCAGCTCAGTTAAAAGAAATTGATGGCGTCCAAAACAACACAGCTGATGTCTTCGCCTATAAAGGCTATGCCTACGTCGGCACGCATACAGCCAATGGAGGCAACGGCGGCGTTCGAGTTTTTGACTTGAAAGACCCTGCCAATCCGGTAGAAGTTGCGGTCTTTGCAAACGAGGACGTAGATAATACGTGGCAGGAAAAAGTCATCGTCAAAAGTATTAATACTCCCGACTTCAAAGGTGACCTAGCCGTCGTGAGTGTCCAGCAGTTGAACCGCAATGCAAAAGATACGTCCGGCGGATTCTTGCTATATGATGTGACCAATCCGACCAACCCCAAAAAGCTTGGCTACTGGGAAACCTACGAAAACACGCGCGGTACCCATGAACTTTACTTGACGATGCAAGGAAACAAAGCACTTGTCCTGGCTTCTAATCCATACGCTGATTACTACAGCCACGGCGAACACAAAGACTTTACGATTGTCGATGTGTCCAATCCGGCAGAACCGGAAACATTGTGGGAATTCGATCCACGGATTCTGGATGAAGTACCCGCTGATTTTAATGGCTACCACTGGAAATCGCCGGATGGCAAAACTCGTCCTGTGTTCAATCACAGTGTCATCACTGACAATAATGCGCAATATGCTTATGTTTCCATGTGGGATCTTGGCACCATCATCTTTGATATTACCGACCCGGAAAATCCAGTCTATTTGAGCAGCACTGACTATGCATCTAATCAGCAAGGCTCAGCCCATTCAGCAGCTTTGGCCAAAGGCGGCAATGTACTGATTGAAACCCGTGAAGTCTCTATGCCGGTGCGTCCGGGCTACGAGGAGTCCTATGGCTATACGCGAATCTTTGATATTAAAGATAAAGCGAATCCTGTGTTATTGAGTGAGTTTAAAACGGACTTGACCGAAAAAGTCGAAGATGGCCCGACGTTTAACAATACGGTGCACGATCCGAAAGTGCATGGCAACACACTTTACTTGAGCCATTATGCGGGCGGAGTTTATACAGTGGATATCACTGACCCGGCCAACCCGAAACAAATCGGCCAATATACGCCTGACCAAGCAAATGTCTGGGGTGTATTCGTGGATCGCAATTACGTCCTGGCTTCTGATATGGGCCAAGGTTTGAAAGTGCTTGTAAAAAATAACGCCAAACAGTAA
- a CDS encoding FUSC family protein, producing the protein MRSFHFNGSRIVKTGIAIFLTAVICEWFGWPPVFAVITAIVTIEPTVSDSIKKGLVRFPASAIGSAFAVLFITLFGNSPITYTLAAVATILACYRLNLHAGLLVATLTSVAMVEVIHEHILISFFIRLGTTTIGLLVSTAVNMLVFPPNYRKDILKSIQRIGERAGNMLEETFQTILFDSDANRQKEQLIVKELITEIRKTEKLIHFQRDESSLYPWVREREAELQMAEKQLLFLHNLEFHLDALLYIPLHNLSWTTAERQVIMHAVTELANDLKHSIDYDHEKHQCQLKNITDLFWDNSKGITASDARRPTEFPPEFTILYELITIYDLVDKFFDPGSVKVAQEAEK; encoded by the coding sequence ATGCGTTCTTTTCACTTTAACGGCAGCCGAATTGTCAAAACCGGGATTGCCATCTTTTTAACCGCCGTCATTTGTGAATGGTTTGGGTGGCCGCCCGTTTTTGCAGTAATCACTGCCATCGTGACGATCGAACCTACAGTTAGCGACTCGATTAAAAAGGGACTCGTTCGGTTCCCAGCATCCGCGATTGGCTCTGCATTCGCTGTCCTCTTTATCACACTTTTCGGGAATTCCCCGATTACTTATACGCTCGCTGCAGTAGCAACGATTTTAGCTTGTTACCGACTCAATTTGCATGCCGGTTTACTGGTTGCCACATTAACCTCTGTCGCAATGGTCGAAGTGATTCATGAACATATTTTGATTTCTTTTTTTATTCGTTTAGGGACGACGACCATTGGATTGTTAGTATCTACTGCTGTAAATATGCTCGTGTTTCCGCCTAACTACCGAAAAGATATTTTGAAGAGCATTCAACGCATTGGGGAACGCGCGGGCAATATGTTGGAAGAGACATTCCAAACCATCCTTTTTGACAGTGACGCGAACCGTCAAAAAGAGCAGTTGATCGTAAAAGAACTGATCACTGAAATTCGAAAAACCGAGAAACTGATCCATTTCCAGCGCGACGAATCCAGTTTGTATCCGTGGGTTCGCGAGCGAGAAGCTGAGCTTCAAATGGCAGAAAAGCAATTGCTCTTTTTACATAACTTAGAATTCCATTTAGATGCTTTGCTTTACATCCCGCTGCACAACTTGTCCTGGACCACTGCCGAGCGACAAGTTATTATGCACGCTGTAACTGAACTTGCGAACGACTTGAAACACTCGATCGACTACGATCACGAAAAGCATCAATGCCAATTAAAAAATATTACCGATCTGTTTTGGGACAACAGTAAAGGCATCACAGCAAGTGACGCCAGGCGCCCTACTGAATTCCCCCCTGAATTCACGATTCTTTACGAGCTGATCACGATTTACGATTTGGTGGATAAGTTTTTTGATCCGGGGAGTGTGAAAGTTGCGCAGGAGGCGGAGAAATAA
- a CDS encoding LacI family DNA-binding transcriptional regulator — MKTIADIAQLAGVAKSTVSRYLNGGSISVATKRKIERIIHETGYTPNNFAQSLKAKKPNIIGTIVPRLDSFASSQVLMGIDEQLRGLNYQMLIANTSQDLVREIESIYSLYNQKVAGIILLATQISEAHLKAFEETNLPVILVGQQHDQLYSLIHDDDSAGYDLGKYVLKNGHQKIAYLGVTEKDIAVGVRRKEGFKRAISEDDNCEVNYYETSFKMENAVEVTSSIIESFDPSIIVCATDNIALGALKAAHLKEIDVPSSLSIAGFGGYDVTGIIHPGLTTVKFHYEKVGRMAATSLVTLLNGGEIPRSQLSDYQIIERESVDNKLKR, encoded by the coding sequence ATGAAAACAATTGCGGATATAGCTCAATTAGCGGGTGTAGCAAAAAGCACCGTGTCGCGGTATCTTAATGGCGGTTCGATCAGCGTGGCCACCAAAAGAAAAATCGAGCGAATTATACATGAAACAGGATATACGCCCAATAACTTTGCGCAAAGTTTAAAAGCCAAAAAACCAAATATTATCGGAACGATTGTGCCACGTCTCGATTCGTTTGCCTCTTCTCAAGTTTTGATGGGGATTGACGAACAACTGAGAGGTTTGAATTATCAAATGTTGATCGCTAATACCAGTCAAGATTTGGTACGCGAAATAGAAAGTATTTATAGTTTGTACAACCAAAAAGTTGCCGGGATTATTTTACTGGCCACACAAATTTCAGAGGCACACTTAAAAGCATTTGAAGAAACAAATTTACCCGTGATTCTAGTCGGTCAACAACACGATCAACTGTACAGTTTAATCCATGACGATGATTCGGCTGGCTATGATTTAGGGAAATACGTGTTGAAAAACGGTCATCAAAAAATTGCTTATTTAGGTGTGACCGAAAAAGATATAGCTGTAGGCGTACGAAGAAAAGAAGGGTTTAAAAGAGCAATCAGTGAAGACGACAATTGTGAAGTGAATTATTATGAAACTAGCTTTAAAATGGAAAATGCAGTTGAAGTGACATCTTCCATCATTGAGAGTTTTGATCCTTCGATTATCGTATGTGCAACTGATAATATTGCTTTAGGAGCGTTAAAGGCTGCTCATTTAAAAGAGATTGACGTTCCATCCAGTTTATCAATTGCTGGATTTGGCGGGTATGATGTAACCGGAATTATCCATCCTGGCTTAACAACAGTTAAGTTTCATTATGAAAAAGTAGGGAGAATGGCAGCCACTAGTTTAGTAACCTTATTGAACGGTGGCGAAATTCCACGCTCTCAATTGTCTGATTATCAGATAATTGAGCGAGAAAGCGTTGACAATAAATTAAAGCGGTAA